One window of the Salvia miltiorrhiza cultivar Shanhuang (shh) chromosome 6, IMPLAD_Smil_shh, whole genome shotgun sequence genome contains the following:
- the LOC130988170 gene encoding uncharacterized protein LOC130988170 yields MKSGMLMSLLLLSLLIIHQAQGMRFIRKGSLTINSQQFMSHKTLEEKTDKDVVEEINKHFAGRARKLMSTSPIPTTATIAKNENKMKKEKSAKKKENPSVNSAEQRLAAAADETYPGILDIAGMDYSQARRKPPIHN; encoded by the exons ATGAAGTCTGGCATGCTCATGTCTCTGCTGCTTCTATCACTTCTCATCATTCATCAAGCTCAAg GTATGAGATTCATCAGAAAAGGAAGTCTAACTATTAATAGTCAGCAATTCATGAGCCAT AAAACTCTCGAGGAGAAGACTGACAAAGATGTCGTTGAAGAGATTAACAAGCATTTCGCAG GAAGAGCTAGAAAACTGATGAGCACATCTCCAATTCCAACGACTGCAACCATCGCTAAG AATGAGAACAAAATGAAGAAAGAAAAATCAgccaagaaaaaggaaaatccGTCAGTAAATTCAGCTGAGCAAcggctggcggcggcggccgacGAGACATATCCGGGCATACTAGATATAGCCGGAATGGATTATTCTCAGGCAAGAAGAAAACCTCCGATTCACAACTAA